One stretch of Melioribacteraceae bacterium 4301-Me DNA includes these proteins:
- a CDS encoding carbon-nitrogen hydrolase → MINNNRKYTIGVLQLELSDDVNENLKKAISWTEKAAKEGAQVICLPELYRSKYFCQTEDFNSFNLAEGISGPSANAFQKTARELNVSVIVPIFEKRSFGIYHNSAVVIDANGEILGLYRKMHIPDDPAFYEKYYFTPGDLGFKSFQTKFGKIGTLICWDQWFPEAARLTSLKGAEVLFYPTAIGWHPKEKDKFGTIQKDSWITIQRSHAIANGVYVASVNRVGLEKPKNEQDGIIFWGSSFICNPQGEILAIASEDKEEILLAEVDLNQLETIRRNWPFLRDRRIDAYDEITKRFLDE, encoded by the coding sequence ATGATTAACAACAATCGTAAATATACAATTGGTGTACTTCAACTTGAACTTTCTGATGATGTAAACGAAAACTTAAAAAAGGCAATTTCGTGGACCGAAAAAGCTGCTAAAGAAGGTGCACAAGTAATTTGTTTACCAGAACTTTACCGCTCAAAATATTTTTGTCAAACGGAGGATTTTAACTCATTCAACTTAGCTGAAGGCATATCTGGTCCATCAGCCAACGCATTTCAGAAAACCGCAAGAGAGCTAAATGTAAGTGTAATAGTCCCAATATTTGAAAAACGCAGTTTTGGTATCTATCACAATAGTGCAGTAGTAATTGATGCTAACGGTGAAATTTTAGGACTTTATAGAAAAATGCATATTCCAGATGACCCGGCTTTTTACGAAAAGTATTACTTTACGCCTGGGGACTTAGGCTTTAAATCCTTTCAAACAAAATTTGGGAAAATAGGAACATTAATATGCTGGGATCAATGGTTTCCTGAAGCAGCGCGTTTAACTTCATTAAAAGGGGCAGAAGTTCTGTTCTATCCCACAGCAATAGGATGGCATCCCAAGGAAAAGGATAAATTTGGCACAATACAAAAAGACTCTTGGATTACAATCCAAAGATCACACGCTATTGCAAACGGAGTATATGTAGCATCGGTGAACAGAGTTGGTCTCGAAAAACCTAAAAATGAACAGGATGGAATAATTTTTTGGGGTTCATCTTTTATATGCAATCCTCAAGGAGAAATACTTGCAATTGCATCTGAAGATAAAGAAGAAATTTTGCTTGCAGAGGTAGACTTAAATCAATTAGAAACAATAAGAAGGAATTGGCCTTTTCTCCGGGACAGAAGAATTGATGCATATGATGAAATCACAAAAAGATTTTTAGATGAGTAA
- a CDS encoding agmatine/peptidylarginine deiminase encodes MNKTINFRLPAEWEPHKSTIICWPHQKEDWPRKFAPIQWVYCEIIKNITNGELVRIIVQSHSQRTKIVNYLTRAHIDLTNIEFIYAKTDRSWMRDISPIFVKSENETIALKFDFNGWAKYSNCKKDRNIPMVLSNALEIKMIEAKYKNKTIVLEGGAVDSNGCGTLITTEECLLDNDVQPRNPGFTKKDYEKILEKYLGIKNVIWLGKGIAGDDTHGHVDDLCRFVNKNTVVICSEKNPSDENYIPLKENLERLKEAKLEDGSKLNIIEIPMPRPIYFDNLRLPASYANFYITNNAVLVPTFNDPNDRIVLNIFKEMFNDREVIGIHSVDLVWGLGTIHCLSHEEPL; translated from the coding sequence ATGAACAAAACCATTAATTTTAGATTGCCAGCTGAATGGGAACCACATAAATCAACAATTATTTGCTGGCCTCATCAAAAAGAAGATTGGCCACGCAAATTTGCTCCAATACAATGGGTCTATTGTGAAATAATAAAAAATATCACCAATGGTGAACTTGTAAGAATTATTGTTCAGTCACACAGCCAAAGGACAAAAATTGTAAATTATCTCACTCGCGCTCACATTGATTTAACAAACATAGAATTTATTTATGCTAAAACAGACCGCAGCTGGATGCGCGACATTTCACCAATTTTTGTGAAAAGTGAAAATGAAACAATCGCACTTAAATTTGATTTTAACGGCTGGGCAAAATACAGTAACTGCAAAAAAGACAGAAATATTCCTATGGTGCTTTCAAATGCACTGGAAATAAAAATGATTGAAGCAAAATATAAAAACAAAACAATTGTGCTTGAGGGAGGAGCTGTCGATTCAAACGGATGCGGTACACTTATAACAACTGAAGAATGTTTGCTGGATAATGATGTACAGCCAAGAAACCCAGGCTTTACAAAAAAAGATTATGAAAAAATCTTAGAAAAATATTTGGGAATTAAAAACGTAATCTGGCTCGGTAAAGGAATTGCAGGCGATGATACGCATGGACATGTAGACGATTTATGTCGATTTGTAAATAAAAATACTGTCGTAATTTGTTCCGAAAAAAATCCATCTGATGAAAATTATATTCCATTAAAAGAAAATTTAGAACGGTTAAAAGAAGCAAAGCTCGAAGACGGCTCTAAACTAAACATTATAGAAATACCTATGCCGAGACCAATATATTTTGACAATCTTAGGCTCCCTGCAAGTTATGCTAATTTTTATATAACAAATAATGCAGTTCTTGTCCCAACTTTTAATGATCCAAATGATAGAATTGTATTAAATATTTTTAAGGAAATGTTTAATGATAGAGAAGTAATTGGCATACATTCAGTCGATCTTGTATGGGGATTGGGGACAATCCATTGCTTGAGTCATGAAGAACCTTTATAA
- a CDS encoding capsule assembly Wzi family protein: MPKNKTILFSKKLLSLRFTFIIFFCPLIIYSQIENVPLDNEVYSFLKEMKVKGLISSIHEDDPIMTRLEVANLLKKIDDVLHDSIKVGQTNLLSHTEIERLKKFQNEFYDDKKDINNTAQLIGSSEEFSYGLSEFFSNKIKHLYAYRDSSVSFYIEGLGRFIHGQKFNDIKNNSELFDIGFELRGTILNHLGYMMMVDKGGISGSSSFAKILDPRLNYNFKYIENIEKISNYDFTQGYLKYFSQPSEKMNYSVQIGREKIKMGYGYSSSLFLSGEHPDLDFVKFNFNYGVLNFTSLTASTVGYFNIDRSLDYTKYIAANRLQIIFPDLFEIGMGESIVYSGRGIELAYLNPFIFYKFVEMSLQDRDNGTFYLNFQTNFIRNFELQATYFLDENPITRLSDLSRYINKTAYKIGAFWYNPFSIPDFQIILEYTRIRPYVYTHTNIENNYTAFGALLGDKIGPNSDEIYSKIAYYLNAWAKLTVEYSHVRSGKNVVDSQGNLIRNVGGDPAAAFRYGIDNEEAEFLDGIRINTDQLIFTFRLEPIRKIYFDLIYNYTAAHNITDNTKTNLSYGMIKMSIEY, encoded by the coding sequence ATGCCCAAAAATAAAACAATTCTTTTCAGCAAGAAGCTGCTGAGCCTACGGTTCACTTTCATAATTTTTTTCTGCCCGTTAATTATTTATTCCCAAATTGAAAATGTACCGCTCGATAATGAGGTATATTCATTCTTAAAAGAGATGAAAGTAAAAGGGTTGATTAGTAGCATTCATGAAGATGACCCAATTATGACTCGCCTGGAAGTAGCAAATTTGCTGAAGAAAATAGATGATGTTTTGCATGACAGCATCAAAGTTGGACAAACTAATTTGTTAAGTCATACCGAAATCGAACGATTGAAAAAGTTTCAGAATGAATTTTATGATGATAAAAAAGACATTAACAACACAGCTCAACTAATTGGCAGCAGTGAAGAGTTTTCTTATGGTTTAAGCGAATTTTTCTCGAATAAAATAAAACACCTTTATGCTTACCGAGATAGTAGTGTTAGTTTTTATATTGAAGGTTTAGGTAGATTTATTCACGGGCAAAAATTTAATGATATAAAAAATAACTCCGAGTTATTTGATATTGGTTTTGAACTGAGAGGAACAATATTAAACCATCTTGGCTATATGATGATGGTGGATAAAGGTGGAATTAGCGGTTCAAGTAGTTTTGCTAAAATTTTAGACCCGCGACTAAATTACAACTTTAAATACATAGAAAACATTGAAAAAATTAGCAATTACGATTTCACTCAAGGTTATTTGAAGTATTTTTCTCAACCCTCTGAAAAAATGAACTATTCAGTTCAAATTGGAAGGGAAAAGATAAAAATGGGATATGGTTATAGCAGCAGTTTGTTTCTTTCCGGCGAACACCCCGATTTGGATTTTGTGAAGTTCAATTTTAATTACGGTGTGTTGAACTTTACTTCATTAACTGCCTCAACTGTTGGATATTTTAATATTGACAGGTCATTAGATTATACAAAATATATTGCGGCAAACAGACTGCAAATTATATTTCCAGATTTATTTGAAATAGGAATGGGTGAATCAATAGTTTATTCTGGAAGAGGTATTGAGCTTGCCTATTTAAATCCTTTTATTTTTTATAAGTTTGTTGAAATGTCTTTGCAAGATAGAGATAATGGTACTTTTTATTTGAATTTTCAGACTAACTTCATAAGAAATTTTGAGCTTCAGGCTACATACTTTTTAGATGAAAACCCAATTACAAGATTGTCTGATCTTTCACGTTATATTAACAAGACCGCATATAAAATAGGAGCTTTTTGGTACAATCCTTTTTCAATACCCGATTTCCAAATAATACTTGAGTACACGCGAATAAGGCCCTATGTTTACACTCACACAAATATTGAAAATAATTATACTGCTTTTGGTGCGTTGTTGGGAGATAAAATTGGTCCAAATTCCGATGAAATATATTCCAAAATTGCTTACTATTTAAATGCCTGGGCCAAATTAACTGTTGAATACTCACATGTTCGTTCTGGTAAAAATGTGGTTGATAGTCAAGGTAATTTAATTCGAAATGTGGGAGGTGACCCTGCTGCGGCTTTTAGGTATGGGATTGATAATGAAGAGGCTGAATTTTTAGATGGAATAAGAATTAATACTGACCAACTAATTTTTACATTTCGACTTGAGCCGATTAGAAAAATTTATTTTGATTTAATCTACAATTACACAGCAGCTCACAATATTACAGATAACACAAAAACGAATTTAAGTTACGGCATGATTAAGATGTCAATAGAATATTAA
- a CDS encoding sugar isomerase domain-containing protein: protein MLAKEWIKNARAVMDKIERTQMENIRKAAEVMADTIEVGRWVHTFGCGHATLPVEEMYPRIGGFVGFHPMIEVPLTFFTNIVGGMGIHQFLFLERAEGYGVEIMKSYNFDKRDTMWIFSHSGINNVNIDVALEAKKIGMKVIVFGSANGAEKRTTRHSSGKNIFEIADIVVDTCTPLEDASVPLKNHIDKIGPVSTVAFITAVWMTITTVAEILVERGVKLFIHPSHNVPGDPTARERLTNALNEYKRRIAGV from the coding sequence ATGTTAGCAAAAGAATGGATTAAAAATGCACGTGCGGTAATGGATAAAATTGAACGCACACAAATGGAAAACATAAGAAAAGCAGCAGAAGTAATGGCTGATACCATTGAAGTAGGAAGGTGGGTTCATACTTTTGGATGTGGCCATGCTACATTGCCGGTCGAAGAAATGTACCCGCGTATAGGTGGATTCGTCGGCTTCCACCCGATGATTGAAGTGCCGCTTACTTTTTTTACAAATATAGTTGGCGGAATGGGTATCCATCAGTTCTTGTTTTTGGAAAGAGCTGAAGGTTATGGCGTTGAAATAATGAAGAGCTATAATTTTGATAAACGTGATACAATGTGGATTTTTTCTCACTCAGGTATTAATAATGTTAATATTGACGTTGCCCTTGAAGCAAAAAAAATTGGAATGAAAGTAATAGTTTTTGGCTCTGCTAACGGAGCTGAAAAAAGAACAACTCGTCACTCTTCAGGCAAGAATATTTTCGAAATAGCTGATATTGTGGTGGATACCTGCACTCCACTTGAAGATGCTTCTGTTCCATTGAAAAATCACATCGATAAAATTGGACCGGTCTCTACTGTTGCGTTCATTACCGCTGTATGGATGACGATTACTACAGTAGCTGAAATTTTAGTCGAAAGAGGAGTTAAATTGTTTATTCATCCTTCACATAATGTGCCAGGAGACCCAACAGCAAGGGAGAGGTTAACAAATGCATTAAACGAATATAAAAGAAGAATTGCTGGTGTGTAA
- a CDS encoding sugar MFS transporter: MYNKKLVFAAACIGMLLFGIVLISLGSILPAVITKFSIDEVSAGTLATLLPFGVLGGSLVFGPIVDRYGYKLLLISCSLLVFAGLEIIASAEEFYPLQIAVFIIGLGGGALNGGTNALVSDISEQGRSANLSLLGVFFGIGALGMPAIIGLLTGIYSYDTVISFIAVFILIPLIFFIAVKFPLPKHPQGFPVKNGLALLKEIPLLLLGAILFFQSGVEGLMNNWTTTYLSKHLFVETDKALYALSYFVLGMTITRLALGYLLKKVPSTLVLYISLVISFLAGILMYTVSSYLLVVVSLVLFGIGLAAAFPVYLSYVGELYNEISGTAFSLVLVIALCGNMILNYLTGIVAHNYGIENFIAIVLLSLIFITILLLITLKKISNSLTGQIKLKSNSE; the protein is encoded by the coding sequence ATGTATAACAAAAAACTTGTTTTTGCAGCTGCATGTATCGGCATGCTTCTTTTTGGAATTGTGCTGATATCCCTAGGCTCAATTTTGCCTGCTGTAATTACAAAATTTTCTATAGATGAGGTAAGTGCGGGAACACTTGCAACGCTTCTTCCATTTGGAGTCCTTGGTGGTTCTCTGGTTTTTGGTCCGATAGTAGATAGATATGGATACAAGCTTCTTTTAATTTCCTGCTCGCTGCTTGTTTTTGCTGGTTTGGAAATTATTGCTTCTGCTGAAGAATTTTATCCTTTGCAGATTGCAGTGTTTATTATTGGTCTGGGCGGAGGTGCACTAAATGGTGGTACTAATGCACTGGTGTCTGATATAAGCGAGCAAGGACGCAGCGCTAATTTGAGCTTGCTTGGTGTATTCTTTGGAATCGGTGCACTTGGCATGCCTGCAATCATAGGTTTATTAACGGGAATTTATTCCTACGACACGGTCATTTCCTTTATTGCTGTGTTCATTTTAATTCCTCTTATCTTTTTTATTGCTGTAAAATTTCCGCTTCCAAAACATCCTCAAGGTTTTCCTGTTAAAAATGGATTAGCCTTGTTAAAGGAAATACCGCTTTTGCTTTTAGGAGCAATCTTATTTTTTCAAAGTGGAGTTGAGGGATTGATGAACAACTGGACTACTACTTACTTGAGCAAACATTTGTTTGTTGAAACCGACAAAGCATTATATGCGCTCTCGTATTTTGTGCTTGGGATGACAATTACACGTTTAGCTCTGGGATACCTTCTAAAAAAAGTACCTTCTACGTTAGTCCTTTATATTTCACTTGTTATTTCATTCTTAGCTGGAATTTTAATGTATACAGTATCATCGTACTTATTAGTAGTAGTTAGCCTGGTATTATTTGGCATTGGTTTGGCAGCGGCTTTTCCTGTGTATCTGAGCTATGTTGGAGAATTATACAATGAAATTTCAGGTACTGCATTTAGCCTTGTTCTTGTAATTGCTCTTTGTGGAAATATGATACTGAATTATCTCACGGGAATTGTTGCTCATAATTATGGCATAGAAAACTTTATAGCAATAGTTCTACTCAGTCTTATTTTCATTACAATATTATTATTGATCACACTAAAAAAAATCTCAAACTCTTTAACAGGTCAAATAAAATTAAAGTCTAATTCAGAATAA
- a CDS encoding ROK family protein: MSFIGVDLGGTKISAALFNPEGEIIQKETLKLEGQKGNEVGLLIQRAINKFYVKNDVEKIEAVGICVPGIYYPHTGRVWAPNIPGWENYPLLDQIKSALLNKNTVVSIDSDRACYILGETWKGSAQGCKDAIFIAVGTGIGAGIMVNGEILRGSHDIAGAIGWLALDKPFRKEYIDCGCFEYHASGEGIAKVAKEYLLQEKNYSGILRQIPIEEITAREIFESYKTNDPISVKVINEAIEYWGMTAANLVSLFNPEKIIFGGGVFGPALQLLDKIVFEARKWAQPISINQVEFCGSSLSGDAGLYGAGFLALNSLSPKRENNV; encoded by the coding sequence ATGTCTTTTATTGGCGTCGATTTAGGTGGTACAAAAATTTCAGCTGCACTGTTTAATCCTGAGGGCGAAATTATTCAAAAAGAGACTTTAAAGCTCGAAGGGCAAAAAGGCAATGAAGTTGGACTTTTGATTCAAAGAGCAATAAATAAATTTTATGTGAAAAATGATGTAGAAAAGATTGAAGCTGTTGGCATTTGTGTGCCGGGTATTTATTATCCTCATACTGGAAGGGTTTGGGCGCCGAATATCCCTGGATGGGAGAATTATCCGCTTTTAGATCAGATTAAATCTGCACTTCTTAATAAAAATACGGTTGTAAGTATAGATAGTGATCGTGCATGTTATATTTTAGGTGAGACATGGAAAGGTTCTGCACAAGGCTGCAAGGATGCAATTTTTATAGCAGTAGGTACTGGTATAGGTGCTGGAATAATGGTTAACGGGGAAATTTTACGTGGTTCGCATGATATTGCTGGCGCTATTGGTTGGCTGGCTTTGGATAAGCCTTTCCGAAAAGAATATATCGATTGTGGTTGTTTTGAATATCATGCTTCTGGAGAGGGAATTGCTAAAGTAGCAAAGGAATATTTACTGCAGGAAAAAAATTATTCCGGTATTTTAAGACAAATACCAATCGAAGAAATTACAGCACGCGAGATCTTCGAAAGTTATAAAACAAATGATCCAATTTCGGTTAAGGTAATTAACGAAGCAATTGAATATTGGGGAATGACAGCAGCGAATTTAGTTAGTTTGTTCAATCCGGAAAAAATAATTTTTGGCGGCGGCGTGTTTGGCCCAGCATTGCAATTGCTTGATAAAATAGTTTTTGAGGCGCGTAAGTGGGCACAGCCTATAAGTATAAATCAAGTTGAATTTTGCGGTTCTTCTTTAAGCGGCGATGCAGGTCTTTACGGTGCCGGCTTTCTTGCTTTGAATAGTTTGTCACCAAAAAGGGAAAATAATGTATAA
- a CDS encoding glycosyl hydrolase family 18 protein — protein MKKYFTVISLILTFFNNNPLNAKIVVGYYYANYSVYPYTAIEYNKLTHIAHAFVKPNADGSLSMDSWFLYPELVAAAHQHGIKIVVALGGWGNSDGFSPMVANPLTRAAFVSNIIDFCLTNDYDGIDIDWEYPTASDRSNFVSLVKELREALNNVGLEFLSIALPSTDWNNGYDVKQLINYVNWFGIMTYDFYGPWEKTSGHNSPLYPSPLQSSSTSSSVNYYLQKGIPKNKLCIGIPFYGYDFKASELFAVHSGASAINYASVYQNLISGWDYFWDNTAKVPYLMNKSRTEVITFDDTNSIKLKSEYVYKNNLAGTIIWKIGQDYFNGSTPLLDIVEKYMLHHPRNVPSIPQLSFPFNGAVIDSDNIIFKWYATDSTTSYNLQVSENENFDSFVINESGINFTEAKLNNFENNKTYYWRVSSSNINGNSSWSDTWSFITDFPAFVANEYYAAKDFKLYNYPNPFNVQTKIGFTIASDAVVNLALYDILGQQRDVLVNERLQSGNYEFIWDANNYSSGVYFVRINIVYPQNNRLMRLNKSIKILLIK, from the coding sequence ATGAAAAAATACTTTACTGTTATTAGTCTGATACTCACTTTTTTTAATAACAATCCTTTGAATGCTAAAATTGTTGTTGGATATTATTATGCAAACTATTCAGTGTATCCTTACACTGCAATTGAATATAATAAATTAACTCACATCGCACATGCTTTTGTTAAACCAAATGCCGATGGCAGCCTAAGTATGGATAGTTGGTTTTTGTATCCCGAATTAGTAGCGGCTGCACATCAACACGGAATAAAAATTGTTGTTGCATTAGGGGGATGGGGAAACTCAGATGGATTCTCACCAATGGTTGCTAATCCACTAACCAGAGCAGCTTTCGTTTCAAATATTATTGATTTCTGCTTGACGAATGATTACGACGGGATTGATATTGATTGGGAATATCCCACAGCATCAGATAGAAGTAATTTTGTATCTCTTGTAAAAGAATTGAGAGAAGCACTTAACAATGTAGGATTAGAATTCCTCAGCATTGCTTTACCTTCAACTGATTGGAATAACGGCTACGATGTTAAACAATTAATAAATTATGTTAATTGGTTCGGGATTATGACCTATGATTTTTACGGGCCCTGGGAAAAAACTTCCGGGCATAATTCTCCTCTTTATCCTTCACCTTTGCAAAGCAGTTCTACAAGCTCGAGTGTTAATTACTATCTCCAAAAAGGAATTCCTAAAAACAAGCTTTGCATTGGCATTCCGTTTTACGGTTACGATTTTAAAGCTTCAGAATTGTTTGCAGTACATTCGGGAGCTTCTGCTATAAATTATGCCTCTGTTTATCAAAATCTTATTTCAGGGTGGGATTACTTTTGGGATAATACCGCTAAAGTCCCATATCTCATGAACAAAAGCAGAACAGAAGTAATTACTTTTGATGATACAAATTCAATAAAACTAAAATCGGAATACGTCTATAAAAATAATCTTGCTGGAACAATTATCTGGAAAATCGGACAGGATTATTTTAATGGCAGTACACCGTTGCTTGATATTGTTGAAAAGTATATGCTGCATCATCCGAGAAATGTGCCTTCAATACCTCAGCTTTCTTTTCCTTTTAACGGAGCAGTTATTGATTCTGATAATATAATATTTAAATGGTATGCAACCGACTCTACTACTTCTTATAATCTTCAAGTTTCAGAAAATGAAAACTTTGATTCGTTTGTAATAAATGAAAGCGGAATAAATTTTACTGAAGCGAAACTCAATAATTTTGAAAATAATAAAACTTATTATTGGCGAGTCAGTTCATCGAATATTAACGGAAACAGTTCGTGGTCGGATACATGGAGTTTTATAACAGACTTTCCTGCTTTCGTTGCTAATGAGTATTATGCTGCAAAGGATTTTAAACTCTATAACTACCCTAACCCATTTAATGTACAAACTAAAATAGGATTTACAATTGCTTCAGATGCTGTTGTAAATCTTGCACTGTACGATATTCTTGGTCAACAGAGAGATGTGCTTGTAAATGAAAGACTGCAAAGCGGAAATTATGAGTTTATTTGGGATGCAAATAATTACTCTAGCGGAGTTTATTTTGTGAGAATAAATATAGTTTATCCTCAGAACAATAGATTGATGAGGTTAAATAAGAGTATAAAGATTTTACTAATTAAGTAA
- a CDS encoding glycoside hydrolase family 9 protein: protein MKTFLSIIIAFFTANCLLAQKSWIRINQLGYTPNSIKVAVLISKEKIELNSFTVYDISNNKVLVSKNIKPFGTYTSFASTFRLNFSDLTTEGKFYIAAGNVKSPVFTISKDIYNGTADFLLKYMRQQQCGYNPFLKDSCHTHDGFIIYHPTLDSTFINVVGGWHDASDYLKYVTTSANATFQMLFAYQQNPNAFDDKYDANGDSGSNGIPDILDEAKWGLDWLDKMNPDSAFMFNQVADDRDHIGFKLPTLDSAYYGKDRERPVYFCTGKPQGVFKYKNRTTGIASTAGKYASAFALGSLLLEKYYPEFSKKIRKKAFDAYDFGKANPGVCQTAPCTSPYFYEEDNWVDDMELAAVQLYLLSKNEKYLKDAVEFGKQEEVTPWMGRDTARHYQWYPFVNLGHYFLASGNYSNSPLFVKYLKKGIQAVYQRGKNNPFLFGVPFIWCSNNLVVAILTQCHLYENLTGDKTFAEMEASLRDWLFGCNPWGTSMIVGLPKNGDYPSDPHSAFSHNHNYPIDGGLVDGPVYGTIFKGLRGVTIYNGDEYAEFQSDYVVYHDDYGDYSTNEPTMDGTASLTYYLSALQEKSNKPTKQKFFKYKYGGIIRGDSTKKQITLVFTAHEFAEGLQKVRNVLKAHNIKGAFFFTGDFYRNPKFASIIRQLQNDGNYLGAHSDKHILYASWEKRDSTLISKKEFLEDLKKNFDEMAKFGITYEQAPYFLPPYEWYNADISHWCSELGLTLINFTPGTLSNQDWTYPELGSKYITSQQIFNNIINYEKSSPSGLNGFILLIHPGTDPRRKDKFYDMLNNLISELKMKGYKFVSLVEMLAEKNK, encoded by the coding sequence ATGAAAACATTTTTAAGTATTATAATCGCTTTCTTTACAGCTAATTGTTTATTGGCACAAAAAAGCTGGATAAGAATTAATCAGCTTGGATATACCCCAAACTCAATTAAAGTTGCTGTGCTAATCAGCAAAGAGAAAATTGAATTAAACTCATTCACTGTTTACGATATAAGTAATAATAAAGTTTTAGTAAGTAAAAATATTAAACCTTTTGGGACTTATACTTCGTTTGCTTCTACCTTTCGTCTTAATTTTTCAGATTTAACAACAGAAGGGAAATTTTACATTGCAGCGGGTAACGTAAAATCTCCAGTTTTTACAATATCAAAAGATATTTACAACGGCACAGCAGATTTTCTTTTGAAATATATGCGCCAACAGCAATGCGGCTATAATCCATTTTTAAAGGATTCATGTCATACTCATGATGGTTTTATAATTTACCATCCCACCTTAGATTCAACTTTTATTAATGTAGTTGGCGGCTGGCATGATGCGTCAGATTACCTTAAATATGTAACAACATCTGCAAATGCAACTTTCCAAATGCTTTTTGCTTATCAACAAAATCCAAATGCTTTTGATGATAAATATGATGCTAATGGTGATTCAGGTTCAAACGGAATACCTGATATATTGGATGAAGCAAAATGGGGATTGGATTGGCTCGACAAAATGAACCCTGATTCAGCTTTTATGTTTAATCAAGTTGCAGATGACCGCGACCACATAGGGTTTAAACTTCCAACATTAGATTCTGCGTACTACGGGAAAGACCGCGAGCGCCCAGTTTACTTCTGTACCGGTAAACCCCAAGGTGTTTTTAAGTACAAAAATAGAACTACAGGTATTGCTTCTACTGCAGGTAAATATGCTTCAGCATTTGCACTTGGCTCACTTTTGCTTGAGAAATATTACCCTGAATTTTCTAAGAAAATAAGGAAAAAAGCATTTGATGCTTACGATTTTGGTAAAGCAAATCCTGGAGTTTGTCAAACCGCACCATGCACCTCACCATATTTTTACGAAGAGGATAACTGGGTTGATGATATGGAATTGGCAGCTGTTCAACTTTATTTGTTAAGTAAGAACGAAAAGTATTTGAAAGATGCTGTTGAATTTGGTAAGCAAGAAGAAGTTACCCCATGGATGGGGAGAGATACAGCACGTCACTACCAATGGTACCCATTTGTTAATTTGGGGCATTATTTTTTAGCAAGTGGAAATTACTCTAATTCACCACTCTTTGTAAAATATCTTAAAAAAGGAATTCAAGCTGTTTATCAAAGAGGAAAAAATAATCCATTCTTGTTTGGCGTTCCATTTATTTGGTGTTCAAATAATTTAGTTGTAGCTATTCTTACTCAATGTCACCTTTATGAAAATTTAACAGGCGACAAAACTTTTGCCGAGATGGAAGCCTCTTTACGAGACTGGCTATTCGGTTGTAACCCTTGGGGTACAAGTATGATCGTTGGTCTACCTAAAAATGGAGATTATCCTTCCGATCCACATTCAGCTTTTTCTCATAACCACAACTATCCAATCGATGGAGGATTAGTTGATGGCCCAGTTTACGGGACAATTTTCAAAGGGTTGCGCGGCGTTACAATTTACAACGGCGATGAATATGCCGAGTTTCAATCGGATTATGTGGTTTATCATGACGATTATGGTGATTACTCAACAAACGAACCAACAATGGATGGCACCGCAAGTTTAACTTATTATTTATCAGCATTACAAGAGAAAAGTAACAAGCCGACAAAGCAGAAATTTTTTAAGTATAAGTACGGCGGTATTATTAGAGGTGATTCTACTAAAAAACAAATTACACTTGTGTTTACCGCACATGAATTTGCAGAGGGACTACAAAAGGTTCGCAACGTTTTAAAAGCTCATAATATTAAAGGTGCTTTTTTCTTTACAGGTGATTTCTATAGAAATCCCAAGTTTGCTTCAATTATAAGACAATTACAAAACGATGGAAATTATCTTGGAGCACATTCTGATAAACACATTTTATATGCATCTTGGGAAAAACGAGATTCTACACTAATAAGCAAAAAAGAATTCCTTGAAGATTTGAAAAAGAACTTTGATGAGATGGCAAAATTTGGAATTACTTATGAGCAAGCACCTTATTTTCTCCCACCTTATGAATGGTATAATGCCGATATTAGTCATTGGTGCAGCGAATTGGGTTTAACATTAATAAATTTTACACCGGGAACTTTGTCAAACCAGGATTGGACATACCCTGAGCTTGGGAGTAAATATATTACAAGTCAGCAAATTTTCAATAATATTATTAACTATGAAAAAAGTAGTCCAAGCGGACTAAACGGATTCATTTTGCTAATTCATCCTGGGACTGACCCGCGAAGAAAAGATAAATTTTACGATATGCTAAATAATCTTATCTCTGAATTAAAAATGAAAGGCTACAAGTTTGTAAGTCTTGTTGAAATGTTAGCAGAAAAAAATAAATAA